One candidate division KSB1 bacterium genomic region harbors:
- a CDS encoding T9SS type A sorting domain-containing protein, which yields MFRRQLASNSWEQVLNVGSGTAWDITIDQFNEVLWACGVSDSSKPWIAKSKDRGDSWETTFLELEREDNVCYQIAIHPNNPDIIYLAVNESVIKTTDGGRTWRYTGLRRTMARLYGLAIDPFDPNHLWAAGELDISYLVEWMKFFALYESFDGGTNWRFVPLVVPQVPSQGITSIIADPNQQNVLYLATKGDGVWRYESKPLSLASYFPLQIGNWWTFSKSLTETIIDTVRINDSLYFQFDQFRHFPNALLRMTWDDKLLLRSDTTDQLWLDFSAAIGDSWKITTPLAEWTVHLESKSDTVIVPAGTFTNCYRFWFQFNGADNDWVEWYAHGIGPVRRILYGIAMIEYPLTSAYVNGLHLPTEIEKTPESNLPEQFYLYPNYPNPFNAMTTISFDLPFSSDVTLEIYNIMGKKVRTLLADQRPEGHFEVQWDGSDESNQSVASGIYFCLLQISTNQSSEAVIQVRKLMLLR from the coding sequence GCCTGGGATATAACGATTGATCAATTCAATGAGGTGCTTTGGGCTTGTGGTGTGAGCGATTCTTCAAAGCCCTGGATCGCTAAATCGAAAGATAGAGGCGATAGTTGGGAAACTACATTTTTAGAACTTGAGAGGGAGGATAATGTTTGCTATCAAATTGCTATTCATCCTAACAATCCCGATATTATCTACCTTGCCGTGAACGAATCAGTGATCAAAACCACTGATGGCGGAAGAACCTGGCGTTATACTGGCTTACGAAGAACCATGGCTCGTTTATATGGACTGGCCATTGATCCATTTGATCCCAATCATCTCTGGGCGGCTGGCGAACTAGATATAAGTTATTTGGTTGAATGGATGAAGTTTTTTGCCCTGTATGAAAGTTTTGATGGTGGCACAAATTGGCGATTTGTTCCATTAGTTGTTCCTCAGGTCCCCAGCCAGGGTATCACCTCCATTATAGCCGATCCCAACCAACAAAACGTGCTTTATCTTGCCACAAAGGGTGATGGCGTCTGGCGCTATGAAAGCAAACCGCTATCGTTAGCCAGCTATTTTCCTTTGCAGATCGGAAATTGGTGGACTTTTTCAAAATCGTTGACTGAAACGATTATTGATACAGTTCGGATCAATGATAGCCTCTATTTTCAATTCGATCAATTCCGTCACTTCCCGAATGCCCTATTACGAATGACCTGGGATGATAAGCTGTTGTTAAGAAGCGACACCACTGACCAGCTCTGGCTGGATTTTTCTGCAGCAATCGGCGATAGCTGGAAAATCACAACGCCACTGGCTGAATGGACCGTTCACCTTGAAAGCAAATCCGATACCGTTATCGTCCCAGCAGGCACTTTCACCAATTGCTATCGCTTCTGGTTTCAATTCAATGGTGCTGATAACGATTGGGTGGAGTGGTATGCCCATGGGATCGGCCCAGTGAGACGGATCCTCTATGGCATTGCGATGATCGAATATCCGCTAACATCTGCTTACGTGAATGGCTTGCATCTGCCAACGGAAATCGAAAAGACTCCAGAATCCAATTTGCCCGAACAATTCTATCTCTATCCGAACTATCCCAATCCATTTAATGCAATGACGACTATCTCCTTCGACTTACCTTTTTCGAGCGACGTGACACTGGAAATTTATAATATCATGGGTAAAAAGGTACGCACGTTATTGGCTGACCAGAGACCAGAAGGTCATTTTGAAGTTCAATGGGATGGAAGCGATGAATCAAATCAGTCGGTCGCCAGTGGTATTTATTTTTGTCTGCTACAAATTAGCACGAACCAATCAAGCGAGGCAGTGATACAGGTTCGGAAATTGATGCTGCTGCGCTGA